Proteins co-encoded in one Alcanivorax sp. genomic window:
- a CDS encoding AAA family ATPase translates to MLDTLAICNYRSALDLALPLGSLNVITGANGSGKSNLYRSLRLLAATARDDVVAALASEGVLESTFWAGPETLTTAMRRGLVPVQGGPRQEKRRLRLGFTGEDFGYLIELGLPKPDSTTAFNLDPEIKREIIWAGDVYRPASVLVDRRGPMVKVRSDSGWKLIAAHLNSFDSLFSQVADANSAPEVLTLRERIRGWRFYDHFRTDRDAPARQVQIGTRTPVLNHDGHDLAAALQTIREIGDGRGLDVAIEDAFPGARLEIAPLPDGRLKLEFHQHGLLRPLTAAELSDGTLRYLLLIAALLTPRPPSMMVLNEPENSLHPDLLPALARLIEKACQHSQLWVVSHASELVEALKAHPDCVHTELSKEMGETRVVGQGLLDVPRWQWPEAR, encoded by the coding sequence ATGCTTGATACTCTTGCCATCTGCAATTACCGGTCGGCGCTGGATCTGGCGTTGCCGCTGGGATCGCTGAATGTGATCACCGGTGCCAATGGCAGCGGTAAATCCAACCTCTATCGTTCCCTGCGGTTGCTGGCGGCTACGGCGCGGGATGATGTGGTTGCGGCCCTGGCCAGCGAGGGGGTGCTGGAGTCCACGTTCTGGGCCGGGCCGGAGACCCTCACTACGGCCATGCGCCGTGGGCTGGTGCCGGTGCAGGGTGGGCCGCGCCAGGAAAAACGCCGCCTGCGTCTGGGGTTCACCGGTGAGGACTTTGGTTATCTGATCGAGCTGGGGCTGCCCAAGCCGGACAGTACCACTGCCTTCAATCTGGATCCGGAGATCAAGCGGGAAATCATCTGGGCTGGAGACGTATATCGGCCGGCATCGGTGCTGGTGGATCGTCGCGGCCCCATGGTCAAGGTACGCAGCGATAGCGGCTGGAAACTGATCGCCGCCCACCTCAACAGTTTCGACAGCCTGTTCAGCCAGGTGGCCGATGCCAACAGTGCCCCGGAGGTCCTGACCCTGCGCGAGCGCATTCGCGGCTGGCGCTTCTACGATCACTTCCGCACTGACCGGGATGCCCCGGCCCGTCAGGTGCAGATCGGCACCCGTACCCCGGTACTCAATCATGATGGCCATGATCTGGCCGCCGCGTTGCAGACCATTCGCGAAATCGGCGACGGCCGTGGGCTGGACGTGGCCATTGAGGATGCTTTTCCCGGGGCGCGACTGGAGATTGCCCCGCTCCCCGACGGTCGCCTCAAGCTGGAGTTCCACCAGCATGGCCTGCTGCGTCCGCTCACTGCGGCGGAACTGTCTGATGGCACTCTGCGCTACCTGCTTTTGATTGCGGCCCTGCTGACGCCGCGTCCGCCCTCCATGATGGTCCTCAACGAACCGGAGAACAGTCTGCACCCGGATCTCCTTCCGGCCCTGGCGCGGTTGATCGAGAAGGCCTGCCAGCACAGTCAGCTGTGGGTGGTCAGTCATGCCAGTGAGTTGGTGGAGGCGCTCAAAGCCCACCCGGATTGTGTTCATACCGAGCTGAGCAAGGAAATGGGGGAAACCCGGGTGGTGGGCCAGGGTCTGCTGGATGTGCCGCGCTGGCAATGGCCGGAGGCTCGCTGA
- a CDS encoding DUF1294 domain-containing protein, with product MIKPLAVSSLVIAAYVAGLIWLIPGDALLPFLLLVLSLLSLCTLILYALDKRAAVHQRQRIPEKTLHLLALAGGWPGALLARPLFRHKTRKQPFSLLFWCSAMLSGGLLLVFLIVDPAAPARAWLNDEVRHWYLFVQQSLSR from the coding sequence ATGATCAAGCCCCTGGCGGTCTCATCGCTGGTCATTGCTGCCTATGTGGCCGGCCTAATCTGGCTGATCCCAGGTGATGCCTTGTTGCCCTTTCTGTTGCTGGTACTGTCCCTGCTCAGCCTGTGCACCCTGATTCTGTACGCCCTGGACAAGCGTGCCGCAGTGCACCAACGCCAGCGCATCCCGGAGAAAACCCTGCACCTGTTGGCGCTGGCAGGCGGCTGGCCCGGTGCCCTGCTCGCCCGTCCGCTGTTTCGCCACAAGACCCGCAAGCAACCCTTCTCTCTCCTGTTCTGGTGTTCTGCCATGCTCAGCGGTGGCCTGTTGTTGGTGTTCCTGATCGTAGACCCGGCGGCACCGGCGCGTGCCTGGCTTAATGATGAAGTCCGCCATTGGTACCTGTTTGTGCAGCAGTCCCTGTCACGCTGA
- a CDS encoding 16S rRNA (uracil(1498)-N(3))-methyltransferase, which translates to MSRRFFDDQDFQVGQQVELGQAASHHIGKVLRMAEGDAIVVFNGRGGEWQASIVAVSKKAVTVDVLFFREDNRTPPLSVTVALPMIKGDRMDYAIQKATEMGATRIVVLDTERCEVRLKGERADKKLTQWQAIAISACEQCGLNIPPSVSGVESLKTWLASELPHHKLIAHPGEKPFDPAVLHKGEALALLTGPEGGFSDEELKAAQQSGFTPFALGERVLRAETAPVALLAALWAWLG; encoded by the coding sequence ATGTCTCGCCGTTTTTTTGATGATCAGGATTTTCAGGTTGGCCAGCAGGTTGAGCTGGGTCAGGCGGCCAGTCACCACATTGGCAAGGTGCTGCGGATGGCGGAGGGGGATGCCATTGTCGTCTTCAACGGTCGCGGCGGTGAATGGCAGGCCAGCATTGTTGCGGTAAGCAAGAAAGCGGTGACCGTGGACGTGCTGTTTTTCCGTGAAGACAACCGCACCCCTCCTTTATCTGTCACCGTGGCCCTGCCCATGATCAAGGGCGATCGCATGGATTATGCAATCCAGAAAGCCACTGAAATGGGGGCAACAAGGATCGTCGTGCTGGACACCGAGCGCTGCGAAGTGCGCCTGAAAGGCGAGCGTGCCGACAAGAAGCTGACCCAGTGGCAGGCGATTGCCATCAGTGCCTGTGAGCAGTGCGGGTTGAATATTCCGCCCAGCGTATCCGGTGTGGAGAGCCTGAAAACCTGGTTGGCCAGTGAGCTGCCTCACCACAAATTGATCGCCCACCCGGGCGAAAAACCGTTTGATCCGGCAGTGCTGCACAAGGGGGAGGCCCTGGCCCTGCTTACCGGACCGGAAGGGGGCTTTTCCGATGAGGAATTGAAGGCAGCGCAACAGAGCGGTTTCACACCCTTCGCACTGGGTGAGCGGGTGTTGCGTGCAGAGACCGCGCCAGTGGCATTGCTGGCCGCACTGTGGGCCTGGCTGGGCTAA
- a CDS encoding alpha/beta fold hydrolase, which translates to MGEILHSSFRAPLWLRNPHLQTLWGPLGRTLPEVERQQERLELADGDYLLLDWAGPAPQPGQLTVILLHGLSGCSDSHYMRGFQKTFADAGIRSVAINSRGAKQPNDTALCYHAGETDDVDAVIEHVFHQDPTGHRLAIGVSLGGSRLLNWLVHRDNGRLTGVASVCAPLRLDLCANRLDRGLSRMYRKHLITELLASFDRKKAHLDQINPPEAKRLYRLNMTGIRSFWRYDDQIIAPLYGFRGASHYYAECSAGPRLLQIRTPTLLLQNRDDPFMTPATLPKKAELGPAVTLEISENGGHVGFIGGANNRYWLEQRLLAFVQGYGFR; encoded by the coding sequence ATGGGTGAGATTCTGCATTCCTCCTTTCGCGCGCCCCTGTGGCTGCGCAACCCCCACCTGCAAACCCTTTGGGGGCCGCTGGGACGCACCCTGCCGGAAGTGGAGCGACAACAGGAACGTCTGGAGCTGGCCGACGGCGACTACCTGCTGCTGGACTGGGCCGGCCCGGCACCCCAGCCCGGCCAGCTGACGGTGATCCTGTTGCACGGCCTGTCCGGTTGCAGCGATTCCCATTACATGCGCGGTTTCCAGAAAACCTTCGCCGATGCCGGCATCCGTTCCGTGGCCATCAACAGCCGCGGCGCCAAACAACCCAACGATACCGCGCTGTGTTATCACGCCGGGGAAACCGATGATGTGGATGCGGTGATCGAGCATGTATTCCATCAGGATCCCACCGGCCACCGCCTGGCTATCGGCGTCTCACTGGGCGGTAGTCGCCTGCTCAACTGGCTGGTGCATCGCGACAATGGCCGGCTCACCGGGGTTGCCTCGGTCTGCGCGCCGCTGCGACTGGACCTGTGCGCCAACCGCCTGGACCGGGGCCTGTCACGGATGTATCGCAAGCATCTGATCACCGAATTGCTGGCCAGTTTTGATCGTAAGAAAGCCCACCTGGATCAAATCAATCCACCGGAGGCCAAACGCCTCTACCGGCTGAACATGACAGGCATCCGCTCTTTCTGGCGCTACGACGACCAGATCATCGCGCCACTCTATGGCTTCCGTGGCGCCAGTCACTACTATGCAGAATGTTCCGCTGGCCCCCGCCTGTTACAAATCCGCACGCCTACTCTGCTGCTGCAGAACCGCGACGATCCCTTCATGACCCCGGCCACGCTGCCAAAGAAAGCGGAACTGGGCCCGGCGGTAACGCTGGAGATCAGTGAGAACGGTGGGCACGTGGGCTTTATCGGTGGCGCTAACAACCGCTACTGGCTGGAGCAGCGCCTGCTGGCGTTCGTGCAGGGCTACGGGTTTCGGTAA
- a CDS encoding TetR/AcrR family transcriptional regulator: MTSTKQKILDTSLALFNKQGERNVTTNHIAEALGISPGNLYYHYRNKGMIVSALFDRYQNQLLEALATPQGPLTWRIKVYYFESLLASMWQFRFFHRDLSHLLHADPDLARRYRAFVQAVTEQGTVIYAELRNSGIVAVDDEQLQGLMVNTWIIMSSWASLVHGLRPDAAGDEALDERLMRHGIYQIICLEEPFLTGEAREHLEEMRARYRGADSTTGLLLGMSEEEETPAESELP, translated from the coding sequence ATGACCAGCACTAAACAGAAGATCCTCGACACCAGCCTGGCCCTGTTCAACAAGCAGGGTGAGCGCAATGTGACCACCAATCACATTGCCGAGGCGCTGGGCATCAGTCCCGGTAACCTGTACTACCACTACCGCAACAAGGGGATGATTGTGTCGGCGCTGTTCGACCGTTATCAGAATCAGTTGCTGGAAGCGCTGGCCACGCCGCAGGGACCGCTCACCTGGCGGATAAAGGTGTATTACTTTGAAAGCCTGCTGGCCTCCATGTGGCAGTTCCGGTTCTTTCATCGTGACCTGTCTCACCTGCTGCATGCGGATCCGGATCTGGCCCGGCGCTACCGGGCCTTTGTGCAGGCGGTCACGGAGCAGGGAACGGTGATCTATGCTGAGTTGCGCAACAGTGGCATCGTTGCGGTGGATGATGAGCAGCTGCAGGGGTTAATGGTGAACACCTGGATCATCATGTCGTCCTGGGCGTCTCTGGTGCACGGCCTGCGCCCGGATGCTGCTGGCGATGAGGCGCTGGATGAACGTCTGATGCGTCATGGCATCTATCAGATAATCTGTCTTGAGGAGCCCTTCCTCACGGGCGAGGCCCGGGAGCACCTGGAAGAAATGCGCGCCCGTTACCGGGGAGCGGACAGTACCACGGGCTTGTTGCTGGGGATGTCGGAGGAAGAAGAGACGCCAGCTGAATCGGAGCTTCCGTAG
- a CDS encoding coniferyl aldehyde dehydrogenase — MVAEVKELHQSNTEIERMQRIFAAQKAAFRQHPFPTAEQRIELINRLRPILANHADEWADVISADFSNRAADETRLAEILITLEGLKYTTRKLRKWMKPSKRSVSALSWPGKTWVEYQPLGVVGIIVPWNYPIQLAVVPIITALAAGNRVMVKMSEATPRAGALLEKLVAESFPEDQVAIFNGEVEVGQAFSQLPFDHLLFTGSTAVGRHIMRAASENLTPVTLELGGKSPCIIGQDFPMRDACERIAFGKCLNSGQTCVAPDYILCPENRVQEFVDAWKAQVAQSYPTMVDNPDFTAIVNGRQQQRLLGYLKDAREKGAEVIEINPANEDFSNSQKIPHTLVLNVTDDMQIAKDEIFGPLMIVVPYKTLDDAIEYVNERPRPLALYYFDWNSENCSHVLKHTHSGGVCLNDTISHVGVDDIPFGGIGDSGMGAYHGPEGFKTFSKAKGIYKKGKFNATRFILPPYGRGMHKLIQKHMIK, encoded by the coding sequence ATGGTCGCCGAAGTGAAAGAGCTACATCAGAGCAACACCGAAATCGAGCGCATGCAGCGGATTTTTGCCGCCCAGAAAGCCGCGTTCCGCCAGCACCCTTTCCCTACTGCGGAACAGCGCATCGAGCTGATCAATCGCCTCCGTCCGATTCTCGCTAACCATGCCGATGAGTGGGCGGACGTCATCAGCGCGGACTTTTCCAATCGTGCTGCCGACGAAACCCGCCTGGCCGAGATCCTGATTACGCTGGAAGGTCTCAAGTACACCACCCGCAAACTGCGCAAGTGGATGAAGCCCAGCAAGCGCAGCGTCAGCGCCCTGAGCTGGCCGGGCAAGACCTGGGTGGAATATCAACCGCTGGGCGTGGTGGGCATCATCGTGCCCTGGAACTATCCGATCCAGCTGGCCGTGGTGCCAATCATCACCGCCCTGGCCGCCGGTAACCGGGTAATGGTGAAAATGAGCGAAGCCACCCCACGGGCCGGTGCCCTGCTGGAAAAACTGGTCGCCGAGAGCTTCCCGGAAGACCAGGTGGCCATCTTCAATGGTGAAGTGGAAGTGGGCCAGGCCTTCTCCCAGCTGCCCTTCGACCATCTGCTGTTCACCGGCTCCACCGCCGTGGGCCGCCATATCATGCGTGCCGCTTCCGAGAACCTGACCCCGGTCACTCTGGAACTGGGCGGCAAGAGCCCCTGCATTATTGGCCAGGACTTCCCCATGCGTGACGCCTGTGAGCGTATCGCCTTTGGCAAGTGCCTGAACTCCGGCCAGACCTGTGTGGCCCCGGACTACATCCTCTGCCCGGAAAACCGGGTGCAGGAATTTGTCGACGCCTGGAAAGCCCAGGTGGCCCAGTCCTACCCCACCATGGTGGACAACCCGGATTTCACCGCCATCGTTAACGGCCGCCAGCAACAACGTCTGCTCGGTTATCTGAAAGATGCCCGTGAGAAGGGGGCCGAGGTGATCGAGATCAACCCGGCCAATGAGGACTTCAGCAACAGTCAGAAGATCCCCCACACCCTGGTGCTCAATGTCACCGACGACATGCAGATCGCCAAGGATGAAATCTTCGGCCCGCTGATGATCGTGGTCCCCTACAAGACCCTGGACGATGCCATCGAGTACGTGAATGAGCGCCCCCGTCCCCTGGCCCTGTATTACTTCGACTGGAACAGCGAAAACTGCAGCCATGTGCTCAAGCACACCCACTCCGGCGGTGTCTGCCTGAACGACACCATTTCCCATGTGGGTGTGGATGACATTCCGTTCGGCGGCATCGGTGATTCCGGTATGGGCGCCTATCACGGCCCGGAAGGTTTCAAGACTTTCTCCAAGGCCAAAGGCATCTACAAGAAAGGCAAGTTCAACGCCACCCGCTTCATTCTGCCCCCCTATGGCCGAGGCATGCACAAGCTGATCCAGAAACATATGATCAAGTAA
- a CDS encoding twin-arginine translocation signal domain-containing protein, producing MDQGINRRGFLKLGAAGSALLATGSGVALLTGCSSNSDGPAEGYRYFRQQDVDLLTPLVGAVLAPSLAAAGASAEDGMKAYDDLLEGAMPGTRDTLFQILDLMQLGAARWFLTGTWTHFSELDDDQLKQLLADWSAKSNSIARMALKGLTQPMHMAWYAKPAGASTTGYPGPPTRVMV from the coding sequence ATGGATCAGGGAATCAATCGACGTGGCTTTCTCAAGCTGGGTGCAGCAGGCAGTGCCTTGCTGGCCACCGGCTCTGGCGTGGCACTGCTGACAGGCTGCTCCAGCAATAGTGATGGCCCCGCTGAGGGCTACCGTTACTTCCGTCAACAGGACGTGGATCTACTCACCCCGCTGGTCGGTGCCGTGCTCGCCCCCTCACTGGCTGCCGCCGGCGCCAGTGCCGAAGACGGCATGAAAGCCTATGACGATCTGCTGGAAGGGGCCATGCCCGGTACCCGGGACACGCTTTTCCAGATACTGGATCTGATGCAGCTGGGCGCCGCCCGCTGGTTCCTGACCGGCACCTGGACTCACTTTTCCGAACTGGATGACGACCAGCTCAAGCAATTGTTGGCGGACTGGTCTGCCAAGAGCAACAGCATAGCCCGCATGGCTCTCAAGGGCCTGACCCAGCCCATGCACATGGCCTGGTATGCCAAACCTGCCGGAGCAAGCACCACCGGCTATCCGGGTCCGCCGACCCGTGTGATGGTTTGA
- a CDS encoding GMC family oxidoreductase, which produces MQDLTTLQIKVKDPWKRPADNGWDVIDGRTLNDDRTLEADVVIIGSGAGGGVSAEILAQRGLKVVVLEAAKLKTSDQFDLNEAEAYRDLYQEGAMRATKDAGMTILQGRAVGGTTVVNWTSSFRTPEETLNFWRDQYAVEGLSRSELDPWFAMMEKRLKIEKWLMPPNANNDVLKRGCDSLGWHTDVIPRNVSGCWNIGYCGMGCPTNAKQSMLVTTLPGALSNGATLIHSAQADTLIIEGDTVTGVKVRPLKDDKSPTGATLTLKARAVVSSGGSMQSPALLMRSGAPDPHGLVGTRTFLHPTNFAYGIYDKEIAPYYGAPQSMYSDEFVFKHGVDGPAGYKLEMMPMHPGLNTALIGGYGESAFEEAQRLPNLAASIALLRDGFHEDSVGGTVELRDNGEPLLDYPVNAYLLDGTRRAHLTMLEMQFAAGAKAVRPGHHDAPYYKNWKEARVGVDQLDYAPTITGLGSAHVMGGLTMGQDDKRCTVNSDGSYKHLNGLYVIDGSVFPTSLGVNPQLTIYGISARNATALADQLTA; this is translated from the coding sequence ATGCAGGACCTGACAACACTCCAGATCAAGGTAAAAGACCCGTGGAAACGCCCCGCTGACAATGGCTGGGATGTTATCGACGGGCGCACCCTCAATGACGACCGCACCCTGGAAGCCGATGTGGTGATCATCGGCAGCGGTGCCGGCGGTGGCGTGAGCGCGGAAATTCTTGCCCAGCGCGGCCTCAAGGTGGTGGTACTGGAAGCGGCCAAACTGAAAACCTCTGACCAGTTCGACCTGAATGAAGCCGAAGCCTACCGTGACCTGTATCAGGAAGGCGCCATGCGCGCCACCAAGGATGCCGGCATGACCATCCTGCAGGGCAGGGCAGTGGGCGGTACCACCGTGGTCAACTGGACCAGTTCCTTCCGTACCCCGGAAGAAACCCTCAACTTCTGGCGCGACCAGTATGCCGTGGAAGGGCTCTCCCGCAGCGAACTGGATCCCTGGTTCGCGATGATGGAAAAGCGCCTCAAGATCGAAAAATGGCTGATGCCCCCCAACGCCAACAATGATGTGCTCAAACGCGGCTGCGACAGCCTGGGCTGGCATACCGATGTGATCCCCCGCAACGTGAGCGGCTGCTGGAACATCGGTTATTGCGGCATGGGCTGCCCCACCAACGCCAAGCAATCCATGCTGGTGACCACCCTGCCGGGGGCCCTCAGCAATGGCGCAACCCTGATCCACAGCGCCCAGGCCGACACCCTGATCATCGAAGGCGATACCGTCACCGGGGTCAAGGTTCGTCCGCTCAAGGATGACAAGAGCCCCACTGGCGCCACTCTGACTCTCAAGGCCCGTGCCGTGGTGTCATCCGGCGGCAGCATGCAGAGCCCGGCCCTGCTGATGCGTTCCGGCGCCCCGGACCCCCATGGGCTGGTGGGTACCCGCACCTTCCTGCACCCCACCAACTTCGCGTACGGGATCTACGACAAGGAAATCGCCCCTTACTACGGCGCGCCCCAATCCATGTACTCCGACGAGTTCGTGTTCAAGCACGGCGTGGATGGCCCGGCAGGCTACAAGCTGGAAATGATGCCCATGCACCCCGGCCTGAATACCGCCCTGATCGGCGGCTATGGCGAAAGCGCCTTTGAAGAGGCACAACGGCTACCCAACCTGGCCGCCTCCATTGCCCTGCTGCGCGACGGGTTCCACGAAGACAGCGTAGGCGGCACCGTGGAGCTGCGTGACAACGGTGAGCCTCTGCTGGATTACCCGGTCAATGCGTACCTGCTGGACGGAACCCGACGCGCCCACCTGACCATGCTGGAAATGCAGTTCGCCGCAGGGGCCAAGGCCGTGCGTCCGGGACACCATGACGCGCCCTACTATAAAAACTGGAAGGAAGCCCGTGTCGGGGTGGATCAGCTGGACTACGCCCCCACCATCACCGGCCTGGGCAGTGCTCATGTGATGGGTGGCCTGACCATGGGTCAGGATGACAAGCGCTGTACCGTGAACAGCGATGGCAGCTATAAGCACCTCAACGGGCTTTACGTCATCGACGGTTCCGTGTTCCCCACCAGCCTGGGGGTAAACCCGCAGCTCACCATCTATGGCATCAGCGCCCGCAATGCCACCGCCCTGGCGGACCAGCTAACGGCATGA
- a CDS encoding Tat pathway signal protein, translating to MAVEMHRRDFLKTGLFGGAMLATGSSLALLSGCSSNDGPAEGYLHLRKQDVELLLPLTGVVLAQALETSGASAQTALKAYDKVLDGAMPGTRATMFQLFDLMQLGAARWYITGTWASFADQDQTTLTQTLQAWFTLDRTLSRMAWKGLVQPLMFAWFAQPEAGLTTGYPGPPQRVIS from the coding sequence ATGGCTGTGGAAATGCATCGACGTGACTTTCTCAAGACCGGCCTGTTCGGTGGCGCCATGCTGGCCACCGGCTCCAGTCTTGCCCTGCTGAGCGGCTGTTCCAGCAATGACGGCCCGGCAGAGGGCTATCTGCACCTGCGCAAGCAGGACGTGGAACTGCTGCTGCCGCTCACCGGCGTGGTACTGGCCCAGGCCCTGGAGACGTCTGGCGCCTCTGCACAGACAGCCCTGAAGGCCTACGACAAGGTGCTCGATGGCGCCATGCCCGGCACCCGCGCCACCATGTTCCAGCTGTTTGATCTGATGCAGCTGGGCGCCGCCCGCTGGTATATCACCGGCACCTGGGCGTCTTTCGCCGATCAGGACCAAACCACCCTGACCCAGACCCTGCAGGCCTGGTTCACCCTCGATCGCACCCTTTCCCGCATGGCCTGGAAAGGGCTGGTACAGCCGTTGATGTTTGCCTGGTTTGCCCAGCCGGAGGCCGGCCTGACCACGGGTTACCCGGGACCACCGCAGCGGGTTATTTCCTGA
- a CDS encoding GMC family oxidoreductase, with translation MQDLSTLKIQSKDPWKDPKANGWDVIDGRQERSDRTLEADVVIVGSGAGGGVSAEILSQKGLKVILVEAARLKSSDEFNLNEAEAYHDLYQEGGMRATKDGTMSIMQGRAVGGTTVVNWTSSFRTPVQTLDFWRDEFGVQGMDEAAMAPWFAQMEKRLKVMKWVAHNNNNQIMLDACQSLGWQADAIPRNVSGCWNLGYCGMGCPTNAKQSMLVTTIPAAMDTGATLLHSAQADTLIMEGDKVTGVRIKPLDDNKIATGATLTLKASTVIVSGGSIQSPALLLRSQVPDPHERVGKRTFTHPTSFAFGIFDREIAPYYGAPQSVYCDEFSHQNGIAGNAGYKMEMMALHPGMVGAFVAGFGQQAWDEISQLPHMGGAIAMIRDGFHEQSQGGAIELRDNGEPVIDYPINEYVLEGTRRAHLSMVEMFFAAGAKKVRPSHSQADYYTSWKDAQARLSKLAYVPVATGIGCAHVMGGLAMGSDESQCVVNSDGSYKYLDGLYVMDGSVFPTSVGANPQLSIYGVSARNATLLADKLKA, from the coding sequence ATGCAGGATCTCAGCACTCTGAAAATCCAGTCCAAGGATCCCTGGAAAGATCCCAAAGCCAACGGCTGGGATGTGATTGATGGTCGCCAGGAACGCAGCGACCGCACCCTGGAAGCCGATGTGGTCATCGTCGGCAGTGGCGCCGGTGGCGGGGTCAGTGCAGAGATTCTCAGCCAGAAGGGTCTAAAGGTGATCCTGGTGGAGGCGGCCCGGCTGAAAAGCTCCGATGAGTTCAACCTGAACGAAGCCGAGGCCTACCATGACCTGTACCAGGAAGGCGGCATGCGCGCCACCAAGGACGGCACCATGTCCATCATGCAGGGCCGCGCCGTGGGCGGCACCACCGTGGTGAACTGGACCAGTTCCTTCCGCACCCCGGTACAGACCCTGGATTTCTGGCGTGATGAATTCGGCGTGCAGGGTATGGACGAGGCGGCCATGGCCCCCTGGTTTGCGCAGATGGAAAAGCGCCTGAAGGTAATGAAGTGGGTAGCCCACAACAACAATAACCAGATCATGCTGGATGCCTGTCAGTCCCTCGGCTGGCAGGCCGATGCCATTCCCCGCAATGTGAGCGGCTGCTGGAACCTGGGCTACTGTGGCATGGGCTGTCCCACCAATGCCAAGCAATCCATGCTGGTCACCACCATCCCTGCCGCCATGGATACCGGTGCTACCCTGCTGCACAGCGCCCAGGCTGACACCCTGATCATGGAAGGGGACAAGGTCACTGGCGTTCGTATCAAGCCCCTGGACGACAACAAGATCGCCACCGGCGCCACCCTGACCCTGAAGGCGTCCACCGTGATTGTTTCCGGCGGCTCCATCCAGAGCCCGGCCCTGCTGCTGCGCTCCCAGGTACCGGATCCCCATGAACGGGTGGGCAAACGTACCTTTACCCATCCCACCAGCTTTGCCTTCGGTATTTTCGACCGCGAAATTGCCCCCTATTACGGCGCACCGCAAAGCGTGTACTGCGACGAGTTCAGTCATCAGAACGGCATCGCTGGCAACGCCGGCTACAAGATGGAAATGATGGCCCTGCACCCGGGCATGGTGGGTGCCTTCGTGGCCGGCTTTGGCCAACAAGCCTGGGACGAAATTTCCCAGCTGCCCCACATGGGCGGTGCCATCGCCATGATCCGTGACGGCTTCCATGAACAAAGCCAGGGCGGCGCTATTGAGCTGCGTGACAACGGCGAGCCGGTCATCGATTACCCGATCAACGAATACGTGCTGGAGGGCACCCGCCGTGCCCACCTGAGCATGGTGGAAATGTTCTTTGCCGCCGGCGCCAAAAAGGTTCGCCCCAGCCACAGCCAGGCGGATTACTACACCAGCTGGAAGGACGCCCAGGCGCGGCTGTCAAAGCTGGCCTACGTGCCGGTGGCCACCGGCATCGGTTGTGCCCACGTGATGGGGGGGCTGGCCATGGGCTCGGACGAGAGTCAGTGCGTGGTCAACAGCGATGGCAGCTACAAGTATCTGGACGGGCTGTACGTGATGGACGGCTCGGTGTTCCCCACCAGTGTGGGGGCCAATCCGCAGCTAAGTATCTACGGCGTCAGCGCCCGAAATGCCACGTTGCTGGCGGACAAACTGAAGGCCTGA